The Pseudomonas putida nucleotide sequence TCGAATGCCAATTTTTTGCCCGAACTTTCACCGAGCTTAAAAAAAGTTCCCAGCACACTTGCCTTAGCCAGAGCCCGAGCAAGAGTCGCGGTGAAACCTACGCGCTTACGTTCTTCATCTTTAGTGCACAGAGTCATTTCGGCCTCCAGAGCAATTCGGGTTAAAAGGGCACTGCTGGCAAGTACGCCAGTGCTGCATGGCGTGTGGGTTATGAGTAGGTGCCGGGCGCTGATAGAAGCCCTGGCACTGCTCAACCGTCAGTGACTCACCAGTAGCAACGCACTCGATACGGCCAAGAACTTCCATCACTCGGCGCTCTACGCCTGCGGTAGTTGGGCTTGGATACTTGTTTTCGAGCACCAGACTTACCGCTGTGCGGCTCATCTTGATACGGGTCGCGGCATGCGTGCGGCTGGTGGCCGTCACTTCCTTTGCCAGGAGCCGCACGAACAGCGGCGGCTCTTCTCCCCAGGCCGAAAGATTCACTGCCCGTTTCATTGCAGGCCTCCCGACTCCCCAGTGGAAGCCAGTTCAAGTTGAGTGCGCTGCACCAGGTCGGCAGGTGGCTTGCCCGCTGTGCCACTTTGAGCCAGCTCCAGCCACTCGCTGAGCAAGTCCCGAGTGCGCAGCAAGGCGACCCCAGGTTCTACTAGGCTGCGATCAGCGCCATACGAACCGGTCGTTCTGGCATAAACCAGCTTGCTCAAGTTCGGGTCGTAAACTTGGAGCGAGTCGAGCTTTCGAATTTCTGGCGGACGAGGCCCCGTGTACTTGCCTGGAACGAGCCGGTAGACCTCCGGCGTCGTAACATCGAACTCGGTTTTTTCCAGGTAACCTGCTTCTGTTAACGCATTGAGGTACTGGCGGACCTTAATAACGGTCAACGATGCCTCACCTGATGATGCCGCCTGTGCAACACTTTCAGCAGTGAGGTTGCCATTCAGAATGCGAATGGTGCGCCAGATATTCTCGGTAGCGAGGTGAGCATAAGTGCGCTCACCCCGGCCGTTGACTCGCGGATGATCAACCCCTTCGTCCTTCACAAGCGAGTAGACGCGACCAACTTTTCCGGCTGGCGTCTCGACTACTTTGATAATTCCTGCCTTCACCAGCGCCTTGAAATAACGATTGATATCGTCGGGCATTTGACCGCTGCGACGGGCAATATCATTGATAGAGAAAGCGAGGCTAAGGACTCGCACAGACTCCCAGATGCGCTGCCGAGGTTCCTTGGTTCCAGTCACAACCAAATGCGCTTTACGTCCGGCCATCAGACAGCCCTCCGGCTAGGCGCATCGCCTGTGAACCAGTCGCGCTTCCCCCAAGCATCCAGATCAATTGAATCTAACATCGCCGCAGATGCTTCCGATTGAATGCGATGCAGATTCACTACTACTCGCCGCAGGCATCCTTTTGTTACTTTCCTGAGTTCTTCCAGGAGATCATCACCAAAGGAGATTTCCGGATAGCTAGCTTTGGCAAGATTCTTGATGTCTTCAATTGATGCTGCCTGCGCTGGCACCCACTCAAGTACACGGTTGTGGAGCCGCTCCAGTCGTTGAAGTGACGAGGGCACTCGCTCTTCGCCAATAAGGACGATGGTTCCTTCGCTGGCGTTATAAATGTCGGTCAGGACGTTGGCCACAGCCTTGTCCAAGAGATACTGAACATCATCTACGATCAGCGGCCGGCCAGAAGTGGACAGCTGGACTGCGATTTGATCCACCATTTCAGAAAGGGTGCGCCCTGGCAGTACAGTCATTTCCCTCAAGATCGCGGACAGAAAGGCTTTTTT carries:
- a CDS encoding AAA family ATPase gives rise to the protein MSVTKIVPLTNVGLLSGAMSRAKNRPSNLPGLVAMYGPSGYGKSLAAAFAASQHRCYYTECRDTWSKKAFLSAILREMTVLPGRTLSEMVDQIAVQLSTSGRPLIVDDVQYLLDKAVANVLTDIYNASEGTIVLIGEERVPSSLQRLERLHNRVLEWVPAQAASIEDIKNLAKASYPEISFGDDLLEELRKVTKGCLRRVVVNLHRIQSEASAAMLDSIDLDAWGKRDWFTGDAPSRRAV